A single region of the Chelonoidis abingdonii isolate Lonesome George chromosome 23, CheloAbing_2.0, whole genome shotgun sequence genome encodes:
- the SCNN1D gene encoding epithelial sodium channel subunit delta gives MEQEWVNEERGDEGLIEFYSSFKDMFEFFCKNTTIHGTIRLVCSSSNRMKTAFWTLLFLASFGMLYWQFALLFSQYWTYPVIMTMSMHSEPKMFPAITLCNLDPYRFGLVSEKLAQLDQMAEEAIANLYGYKTSIFSSHYKKDISVKGGSANLSSSSFQVNRHISLVMLKEPDTGSKKKHFKVGFKLCNATGGNCFYKAYSSGVDTIQEWYRFHYMNIMSQLPLIINISSHEEHIQNLVYSCQYDGEPCRESDYIHFHHQVYGSCYTFNREGTDLFWKATKPGISYGLSLILKADQNDRLPLLSTVAGVQVMIHNHNQTPFLEHEWFDIRPGIVTNIGIRQDEVHRLGGNYGKCTVDGEDVDVKLLYNSSYTLQACLHSCFQDKMVEKCGCGYYYYPLPPGAEYCNYNKHPGWGHCFYQLYNRLADHHLSCFAKCPKSCWESWYKLSAGTAKWPSTKSQDWVRQILSRQKGYNSTNNRRDIAKVNIFYQQLNYRSVDESPVYTVNLLLSNMGSQWSLWFGSSVLSVVEMFELLLDIMVLSLIFCYRRVKAKKTLKMAQPLAISSVSLTLENYRAVHEDLAADWNSTRTNQNVGTVAKTKNGDLPFHSICNKSPTPELNPDVMLNGFRHIKDHSVETDPNS, from the exons ATGGAGCAAGAGTGGGTGAATGAGGAGAGGGGGGACGAAGGCCTCATTGAGTTCTACAGCTCCTTCAAAGACATGTTTGAGTTCTTCTGCAAGAACACCACTATCCACGGGACTATCCGCCTAGTGTGCTCAAGCAGCAACCGGATGAAGACGGCTTTCTGGACCCTGCTCTTCCTTGCCAGCTTCGGGATGCTCTATTGGCAGTTTGCTCTTCTCTTCAGCCAATACTGGACCTATCCCGTCATCATGACCATGTCCATGCACTCAGAGCCCAAGATGTTTCCAGCCATTACTCTCTGCAATCTGGACCCATACAG GTTTGGCCTAGTCAGTGAGAAACTGGCCCAGTTGGACCAAATGGCAGAGGAAGCAATAGCTAATTTGTATGGCTACAAAACTTCAATCTTTTCCTCCCATTATAAAAAGGATATCAGCGTGAAGGGAGGATCTGCCAATCTGAGCAGCTCCAGCTTCCAAGTGAACCGCCACATTTCACTGGTGATGCTGAAGGAACCTGATACTGGGTCCAAGAAGAAACATTTCAAAGTGGGCTTTAAATTG TGCAATGCCACAGGCGGGAATTGTTTCTACAAGGCCTACTCGTCTGGGGTAGACACCATTCAAGAGTGGTACAGGTTTCACTATATGAATATCATGTCTCAGCTACCCCTTATAATCAACATTTCTTCTCATGAAGAGCACATACAAAACTTGGTCTACTCTTGCCAGTATGACGGGGAGCCCtgcagagagag CGACTACATTCACTTTCACCACCAGGTCTATGGAAGTTGCTACACTTTCAACAGAGAGGGGACAGACCTCTTCTGGAAAGCAACGAAACCTGGAATTTCCTATG GACTCTCCCTGATCCTGAAAGCGGATCAAAACGATCGCCTCCCACTGTTGTCTACGGTGGCAGGCGTGCAAGTGATGATCCACAACCACAATCAGACACCGTTCCTCGAGCATGAGTGGTTCGACATCAGACCAGGGATCGTGACTAACATCGGAATCAGACAG GACGAGGTGCATCGCTTGGGTGGGAATTATGGAAAATGCACAGTTGACGGAGAAGATGTGGATGTAAAACTCCTGTACAACAGTTCCTACACACTGCAG GCTTGTTTGCATTCCTGCTTCCAGGACAAAATGGTTGAAAAGTGCGGCTGTGGATACTATTACTACCCACTGCCTCCTGGCGCCGAATACTGTAACTACAACAAGCATCCTGGATGGG ggCACTGCTTCTATCAGCTGTACAACAGGCTGGCCGACCACCACCTTAGCTGTTTTGCCAAGTGTCCCAAATCATGCTG GGAGTCGTGGTACAAGCTGTCTGCGGGGACCGCAAAATGGCCCTCGACAAAGTCTCAG GACTGGGTCCGCCAGATTCTGAGTCGGCAGAAGGGATATAATTCTACCAACAACAG GAGAGATATCGCCAAGGTGAATATCTTCTACCAGCAATTGAACTACCGGTCTGTGGATGAATCTCCAGTGTACACA GTGAATTTGCTCTTGTCCAACatgggaagtcagtggagtctGTGGTTTGGGTCCTCGGTGTTGTCCGTGGTTGAAATGTTTGAGTTGCTCTTGGATATAATGGTCTTGTCTCTCATATTCTGCTATCGACGGGTCAAGGCGAAGAAGACGCTGAAGATGGCCCAACCCCTTGCCATCTCCAGTGTAAGCTTGACCCTAGAGAATTATAGAGCCGTGCATGAGGACCTTGCTGCTGACTGGAATTCCACCCGGACTAACCAGAATGTTGGGACCGTGGCCAAAACCAAGAACGGTGACCTACCTTTTCATTCAATTTGTAACAAGAGCCCAACaccagaactgaacccagatgtTATGCTGAATGGATTCCGGCATATCAAGGATCACAGTGTCGAGACAGACCCAAACAGctaa